One genomic region from Nocardia vinacea encodes:
- a CDS encoding VOC family protein, producing MARLHSLGYVGFQTPRIDEWEPLASEIIGFETSPQVDGSLRIRWDDRAYRLQLHPGPDDRIAYIGWEIRDQQELRSFVDHLRSHGISVAEGSEELARERSVQQLATFTDPYGLPLEVFTGQTYLDRTFRGRRATTGFITGAQGAGHIVVVVPSLEGAYAFYRDILGFRVTDVVDTGFGVMSFLRLNPRHHSLALWEMPGAPDGLIGLQHLMVEAHDFDDVGRAYDLVEASDYELSSTMGRHAGDEQMSFYVRTPSGFDLEYGADSLVVEDENSWTVRYYNKSAGAKNEIWGHHFRPLAPQTSIRPFHPAADGESEQTPVSAIQ from the coding sequence ATGGCACGTCTCCACAGCCTGGGTTATGTCGGATTCCAGACTCCCCGGATCGACGAATGGGAACCGTTGGCGTCCGAAATTATCGGATTTGAAACCTCTCCGCAGGTGGACGGCTCGCTCCGTATTCGCTGGGATGACCGTGCGTACCGCCTGCAGCTGCATCCAGGTCCAGATGATCGCATCGCCTACATCGGATGGGAGATTCGAGACCAGCAGGAACTCCGCTCGTTCGTCGACCACCTTCGCTCACACGGTATTTCTGTTGCTGAGGGCTCCGAAGAGCTTGCCCGCGAGCGAAGTGTCCAGCAGCTGGCGACCTTCACCGATCCTTACGGATTGCCTCTTGAGGTATTCACGGGCCAGACGTACTTGGACCGCACGTTCAGAGGTCGGCGGGCGACTACCGGTTTCATCACCGGCGCTCAGGGGGCTGGCCACATCGTGGTCGTGGTCCCCTCGCTCGAAGGTGCATATGCCTTCTACCGGGATATCCTCGGGTTCCGGGTGACAGACGTGGTCGACACCGGATTCGGCGTGATGTCATTCTTGCGTCTCAATCCACGCCATCACAGCCTTGCCTTGTGGGAGATGCCCGGCGCGCCGGACGGCCTTATCGGATTGCAGCATCTCATGGTCGAGGCGCACGACTTCGACGACGTGGGGCGCGCATACGACCTAGTCGAAGCGAGCGACTACGAGCTCAGTTCGACGATGGGGCGCCACGCGGGGGATGAGCAGATGTCGTTCTATGTGCGCACTCCGAGCGGTTTCGATCTCGAGTACGGCGCCGACTCGCTTGTCGTCGAAGACGAGAATTCTTGGACGGTCCGCTACTACAACAAATCCGCGGGCGCAAAGAACGAGATCTGGGGACATCATTTCCGCCCCCTCGCCCCCCAAACATCGATCCGGCCGTTTCATCCCGCGGCAGACGGCGAATCTGAACAGACCCCAGTCTCGGCTATCCAATGA
- a CDS encoding aromatic ring-hydroxylating oxygenase subunit alpha, with the protein MTLIDKQPSIPTDELIERVTSSIEEGAIPVEIYNDLGIFQREMDNIFGSCWVFVAHESEIPNKGDFVQRRIGIDPVIVTRGGGGDINVLSNYCRHRGTQVCQTDAGNSRFFKCPYHGWTYSNNGDLVGTPHVQDAYGERMDPKKFGLFKAPRVESRHGFIFASLAADGPSLDEYLGGAGWMFDLVVGLHPKGLRVAGPPERYQVKADWKTAAENFAGDTYHIDSLHWSVEEIGLAQGFQANTAISVTYEMDNGHAFNGHTWTKVIHPGYVLWGYPPEITEKFDLSEMDETQMFVLNHEPPATGTIFPNLSFIRIAAAIPPGTPPTILTSFRQWQPVAPGVLEIWNWQFVWDFQTPEEVEAAQQLGQFTFGSAGIFETDDTVAWEGAPRAAKSPWMKREQFAFNFDQSKRSPIDRENDPNWTGPGIKRNTGFGEMNQLHFYRQWANVMRDGIDGQLNPARKEGQ; encoded by the coding sequence ATGACACTGATCGACAAACAACCGTCCATACCCACAGACGAACTGATCGAGCGAGTCACATCATCGATCGAGGAGGGCGCCATCCCGGTTGAGATCTATAACGATCTGGGGATCTTCCAACGCGAGATGGACAACATCTTCGGCAGCTGCTGGGTGTTCGTCGCGCATGAGAGCGAGATTCCGAATAAGGGCGACTTCGTTCAGCGCCGCATCGGAATTGACCCGGTTATCGTCACCAGAGGCGGTGGCGGAGACATCAACGTGCTCTCCAACTATTGCCGGCACCGCGGGACTCAGGTCTGCCAGACCGACGCCGGCAATTCGCGATTCTTCAAGTGCCCGTACCACGGGTGGACCTACTCCAATAACGGTGACCTCGTAGGCACGCCCCACGTGCAGGATGCCTACGGTGAGCGGATGGACCCGAAGAAGTTCGGTCTTTTCAAGGCTCCCCGCGTCGAGTCCCGGCACGGCTTCATCTTTGCGTCACTCGCTGCCGATGGTCCCAGCCTCGATGAGTATCTCGGTGGAGCGGGCTGGATGTTCGATCTGGTGGTAGGTCTGCACCCCAAGGGTCTGCGTGTGGCTGGGCCCCCGGAGCGCTATCAGGTGAAGGCCGATTGGAAGACCGCTGCTGAGAACTTCGCCGGCGACACCTACCACATCGATTCGCTGCACTGGAGTGTAGAGGAGATCGGGCTGGCGCAGGGCTTTCAGGCGAACACCGCCATCTCCGTTACCTACGAGATGGACAACGGGCACGCCTTCAACGGCCATACCTGGACGAAGGTGATCCACCCCGGATACGTCTTGTGGGGATACCCGCCAGAAATCACTGAGAAGTTCGACCTGTCGGAGATGGACGAGACACAGATGTTCGTCCTGAACCACGAGCCGCCGGCAACGGGAACGATCTTCCCGAACCTGAGCTTCATCCGGATCGCCGCGGCGATACCCCCGGGGACACCTCCGACGATCCTCACGAGCTTCCGGCAATGGCAACCCGTCGCTCCCGGGGTCCTCGAGATTTGGAACTGGCAGTTCGTGTGGGACTTCCAGACACCGGAGGAAGTGGAGGCAGCCCAACAACTGGGGCAGTTCACTTTTGGCTCCGCGGGCATCTTCGAGACTGACGACACCGTCGCCTGGGAAGGAGCTCCGCGCGCCGCCAAGAGCCCGTGGATGAAGCGGGAGCAGTTCGCTTTCAACTTCGATCAGAGCAAGCGCAGCCCGATTGACCGCGAAAACGACCCGAACTGGACCGGTCCCGGGATCAAACGAAACACAGGCTTCGGGGAAATGAACCAGCTGCACTTCTACAGGCAGTGGGCCAATGTCATGCGAGACGGCATCGACGGCCAGCTGAACCCGGCTCGTAAGGAGGGGCAATGA
- a CDS encoding amidohydrolase family protein, protein MIDSHAHVFFDELLGKAGPYGPAVREFAPGQFEVVTGGYSFAIGANDSFAPVMESRVAAIEPAGITTQVLSLSPLWLFHEAPAAVAVPFLREANDLTAEMVGKAPGLLRAFAALPAQDISVAIDELHRNVKRGFVGGYIGSNARVNLDDPELDDLYAAHEQLDVPLLIHSIVPGVDGPPGDSRLNRWLGNVTIGYPIEETLTVTSLILGGVLDRHPKLDVLIPHGGGAFPAIAGRIFDSLRLPGAPISAEQAREGLSRLWFDTHVHSPHTLDLLLEVANVDHLVYGSNFGGWDSSSTSEVANMAELLDANARRLFRMTPYKPARHLKRIPSTISDTTEWQ, encoded by the coding sequence ATGATCGACAGTCACGCTCACGTCTTTTTTGATGAGCTCCTCGGGAAAGCCGGCCCGTATGGTCCGGCCGTACGCGAGTTCGCGCCGGGGCAGTTCGAGGTCGTGACAGGAGGGTACTCGTTCGCCATCGGCGCGAATGATTCATTCGCACCCGTCATGGAATCGCGGGTCGCGGCGATTGAGCCCGCGGGCATCACCACTCAGGTGTTGTCGCTCTCTCCGCTTTGGCTCTTCCACGAGGCGCCGGCGGCAGTGGCTGTGCCCTTCCTGCGGGAAGCCAACGATCTCACAGCTGAAATGGTTGGGAAGGCACCGGGTCTGCTTCGTGCGTTTGCGGCGCTCCCGGCCCAGGACATTTCGGTGGCGATCGATGAGTTGCACCGCAACGTCAAGCGGGGGTTTGTCGGCGGGTATATCGGATCCAACGCGCGGGTCAATCTTGACGACCCGGAGCTGGACGATCTGTACGCGGCGCACGAACAACTGGATGTCCCCCTGCTGATCCACTCGATCGTGCCTGGGGTGGATGGCCCTCCTGGCGACTCGCGGCTGAACCGATGGCTCGGAAACGTGACCATCGGGTACCCCATCGAGGAAACGTTGACGGTCACTTCCCTCATTCTCGGCGGAGTGCTCGACAGACACCCCAAGCTGGACGTGCTGATCCCTCACGGCGGTGGTGCATTTCCCGCGATCGCGGGTCGGATCTTTGACTCGCTCCGTCTTCCTGGCGCTCCCATCTCAGCGGAACAGGCCCGTGAAGGTTTGAGCCGATTGTGGTTCGACACGCACGTGCATTCGCCACATACGCTCGATCTTCTGCTGGAGGTCGCCAACGTCGATCACCTCGTCTACGGGTCGAACTTCGGCGGATGGGACAGCAGCTCGACGTCCGAGGTCGCGAATATGGCCGAGCTCCTCGATGCCAACGCTCGCCGACTGTTTCGAATGACGCCATATAAGCCCGCACGACACCTAAAGCGAATCCCGAGCACCATCAGTGACACAACGGAGTGGCAATGA